From Bactrocera dorsalis isolate Fly_Bdor unplaced genomic scaffold, ASM2337382v1 BdCtg211, whole genome shotgun sequence, the proteins below share one genomic window:
- the Pihd2 gene encoding uncharacterized protein Pihd2 produces the protein MSSFISESGTSAELQLNSRVVAVVSATSTAAVAATALVETSNQINSKNSIMQRDKSETPAISCPDDMVSTNPAIEEETRFSDTRGGINLSLMQNSPPPHSYRHSRAYRHFKNPPQPHMCIRTTSESGEELFINVLSWTRIVIPQEPTDPIPLYGGMRVPPGSPRSPPIVFAVMANPEVLKDSGRHSKDPEERRAMVELMCDFVEAMNPGLKLVRNAIILKDRDISGELKDVWSAVQAQRDREREEQIIQQRQQHHFHSITTQQMFPKSTEAIRISEQKQINTVCTEKSDKLMLGSLAEKSLNNRTVSVQSDSTNTSAAGDFTVHIKDTVKLKQPQEMYEICANTASGGDDEITILSDGKDQTNATNKLSATTDTCDNREVSAKTFSGPQLIIGEEKSKSKGFEHIDSPLPLSSSTVLTIETPAINNIGTSSGLTTSNHIKMNTTVSPAVSASTITKKDKLVGFLPNGCIFPRFKNYKNKEKDKDKESKSKDKTLLNALKKSKDKKVANVENCEKSSMDCDPKINYEKNCISLENEIQHLDLNKIETTTSGDNMYAKLKIAATSASAK, from the exons ATGTCGAGTTTTATTAGCGAAAGTGGAACTTCTGCTGAATTACAACTTAATAGCAGAGTAGTGGCCGTAGTATCTGCGACATCGACGGCAGCAGTGGCTGCAACTGCGCTTGTGGAGacttcaaatcaaataaattcgaaaaactCAATTATGCAACGGGACAAGTCCGAGACACCTGCAATTAGTTGTCCTGACGACATGGTTAGTACAAATCCTGCGATCGAAGAAGAAACCCGATTTAGCGATACCAGAGGGGGGATAAATCTATCATTAATGCAAAACTCGCCTCCACCCCATAGTTACCGACATTCGCGAGCCTATCGTCATTTTAAAAATCCACCACAACCACATATGTGTATTCGCACAACCTCAGAATCGGGTGAAGAACTATTTATTAATGTACTTAGTTGGACGAGAATAGTGATACCACAAGAGCCTACCGACCCTATACCATTATATGGAGGAATGAGg GTCCCTCCAGGAAGTCCTCGAAGCCCGcctattgtttttgctgttatgGCAAATCCCGAAGTTTTAAAGGATTCTGGACGTCATAGCAAAGATCCAGAGGAACGCAGAGCTATGGTTGAATTAATGTGTGATTTTGTAGAAGCAATGAATCCTGGTCTTAAATTAGTAAG GAACGCCATTATTCTGAAGGATAGGGATATATCTGGAGAACTAAAAGATGTATGGAGTGCGGTGCAAGCTCAAAGAGATCGAGAAAGGGAGGAACAAATTATACAACAACGACAGCAGCATCACTTTCACAGCATCACCACTCAACAGATGTTTCCAAAGTCTACTGAAGCTATACGAATTTCCGAACAGAAACAAATCAATACAGTATGTACAGAAAAATCGGATAAACTTATGTTGGGTAGTTTAGCTGAAAAATCCTTAAATAATAGAACTGTTTCTGTGCAGTCAGATAGTACAAATACATCTGCCGCAGGTGATTTCACCGTACATATAAAGGACActgtaaaattaaaacaacctCAAGAAATGTATGAAATATGTGCTAATACCGCAAGTGGTGGTGATGATGAGATTACTATTTTAAGTGACGGAAAGGATCAAACTAATGCCACTAATAAATTATCTGCCACAACCGATACTTGCGATAATAGAGAAGTATCTGCCAAAACTTTTTCTGGCCCTCAACTTATAATCGgagaagaaaaaagtaaaagtaaaggtTTCGAACATATTGATAGTCCTTTGCCTTTATCATCTAGCACAGTACTCACAATAGAAACTCCCGCTATAAATAACATAGGTACAAGTTCAGGACTTACAACTTCCaatcatataaaaatgaatacaaCGGTTTCCCCCGCAGTATCCGCATCAACGATTACTAAAAAAGATAAATTAGTTGGGTTTTTACCTAACGGATGCATATTCCCACGTTTTAAGAactataaaaacaaagaaaaagataaagataaagaaagCAAATCGAAagataaaactttactcaatgCTTTGAAAAAAAGCAAAGACAAAAAAGTCGCAAATGTTGAGAATTGTGAGAAATCTTCAATGGACTGTGATCCAAAgataaattacgaaaaaaactGTATTAGTTTAGAAAATGAGATACAACATTTGGATCTCAATAAAATCGAAACAACCACAAGTGGTGACAACATGTATGCTAAGTTGAAAATCGCCGCTACTTCGGCGTCAGCAAAATAG